A single Micromonospora sp. CCTCC AA 2012012 DNA region contains:
- a CDS encoding class I SAM-dependent methyltransferase: MDAAASARVAAVFDRVADTYDKVDVPWFTPIAQGLVRALAPRPGERALDVGCGRGAALFPLAEAVAPTGSATGIDLAPGMVAATRAEVARRGLTGVDVHLMDATAPDLPAGGYHLVASSLVVFFLPDPAAALRAWRELLVPGGRLGIATFGARDPRWEALDALFRPYLPPQLLDARTSGTAGPFASDAGVEELLTAAGYQRVRTTGVDVQAVFTDPDHWYAFSMSHGQRAMWDAVPEDERATLRAATTDFAEGLRGDDGTIRLTQRVRYTLAERPA, encoded by the coding sequence ATGGACGCAGCGGCGAGCGCACGGGTGGCGGCGGTCTTCGACCGGGTGGCCGACACGTACGACAAGGTCGACGTGCCCTGGTTCACCCCGATCGCCCAGGGGCTGGTCCGTGCGCTCGCCCCCCGGCCGGGGGAACGCGCCCTGGACGTCGGCTGCGGGCGCGGGGCGGCCCTGTTCCCACTCGCCGAGGCGGTCGCCCCGACCGGCTCGGCGACCGGGATCGACCTGGCGCCCGGGATGGTGGCGGCCACCCGTGCCGAGGTGGCCCGGCGGGGACTGACCGGGGTGGACGTACACCTGATGGACGCCACCGCGCCCGACCTGCCGGCCGGCGGCTACCACCTGGTGGCCTCGTCGCTGGTGGTGTTCTTCCTGCCCGACCCGGCGGCGGCGCTGCGGGCCTGGCGGGAGCTGCTGGTGCCCGGGGGCCGGCTGGGCATCGCCACGTTCGGTGCCCGGGACCCGCGCTGGGAGGCGCTGGACGCGCTCTTCCGGCCGTACCTGCCGCCGCAGCTGCTCGACGCCCGCACCAGCGGCACCGCCGGCCCGTTCGCCAGCGACGCCGGGGTCGAGGAGCTGCTGACCGCCGCCGGCTACCAACGGGTACGCACCACCGGCGTCGACGTCCAGGCCGTCTTCACCGACCCGGACCACTGGTACGCGTTCTCCATGTCGCACGGCCAGCGCGCCATGTGGGACGCCGTACCCGAGGACGAGCGCGCGACGCTGCGCGCCGCCACCACCGACTTCGCCGAGGGGTTGCGGGGCGACGACGGGACGATCCGGCTGACCCAGCGGGTGCGGTACACCCTCGCCGAACGCCCCGCCTGA
- a CDS encoding DUF350 domain-containing protein has protein sequence MLEDLFSGAWQSIVFGVVGVALMAGGFLLVDLLTPGRLRELIWVHRNGNAALLLAANQLGVAGIVFTAILTSYHDFGKGLASTVIFGLVGLLVMALAFFVLDLLTPGRLGEVICADEPHPAARVSAATHFGAALIVCACIA, from the coding sequence GTGCTGGAGGATCTGTTCAGCGGGGCGTGGCAGAGCATCGTGTTCGGGGTCGTCGGGGTGGCCCTGATGGCCGGCGGGTTCCTGCTGGTCGACCTGCTCACCCCGGGCAGGCTGCGGGAGCTGATCTGGGTGCACCGCAACGGCAACGCCGCCCTGCTGCTCGCCGCCAACCAGCTCGGCGTCGCCGGCATCGTCTTCACCGCGATCCTGACCAGCTACCACGACTTCGGCAAGGGGCTCGCCTCCACGGTGATCTTCGGGCTGGTCGGCCTGCTGGTGATGGCGCTGGCGTTCTTCGTGCTGGACCTGCTCACCCCGGGTCGACTCGGCGAGGTCATCTGCGCGGACGAGCCGCACCCGGCGGCCCGGGTCAGCGCCGCCACCCACTTCGGGGCCGCGCTGATCGTCTGCGCCTGCATCGCCTGA
- a CDS encoding helix-turn-helix transcriptional regulator — protein MNRTDRLYALVEELRAVAPRPRSATWLARRFEVSSRTIERDIGALQASGVPIWAEPGRTGGYVVDRARTLPPVNLTPGEAVAMALGLHGLAGTPFASAAGAALRKLVAVMPAADVAEAHRLAGRVHLIGDGPATPVPAAVADAVAARRVLRLAYADRTGAVSSRDVEPLGYLGNPRHWYLVGWCRLRGELRCFRTDRIASVRPLSEVVTRELDATDLDIPNARIRALSLV, from the coding sequence GTGAACCGGACGGACCGTCTCTACGCCCTGGTCGAAGAGCTGCGGGCGGTGGCGCCGCGCCCGCGCAGCGCCACCTGGCTGGCCCGGCGCTTCGAGGTGAGCAGCCGGACCATCGAGCGTGACATCGGCGCGTTGCAGGCCTCCGGCGTGCCGATCTGGGCGGAGCCGGGCCGCACCGGCGGTTACGTGGTCGACCGGGCGCGCACCCTGCCGCCGGTCAACCTGACGCCGGGCGAGGCGGTGGCGATGGCGCTGGGCCTGCACGGGCTCGCCGGCACGCCCTTCGCGTCGGCCGCCGGCGCCGCGCTGCGCAAGCTGGTCGCGGTGATGCCGGCCGCCGACGTGGCCGAGGCGCACCGGCTGGCCGGCCGGGTGCACCTGATCGGCGACGGGCCGGCCACGCCCGTCCCGGCCGCCGTCGCCGACGCGGTCGCCGCGCGGCGCGTGCTCCGCCTGGCGTACGCGGACCGCACCGGCGCGGTCTCGTCGCGGGACGTGGAGCCGCTGGGCTATCTCGGCAATCCCCGCCACTGGTACCTGGTGGGCTGGTGTCGGCTCCGCGGCGAGCTGCGTTGCTTCCGCACCGACCGGATCGCCTCGGTGCGTCCGCTCTCCGAGGTGGTCACCCGCGAGCTGGACGCGACCGACCTGGACATCCCGAACGCCCGGATCCGCGCGCTGAGCCTCGTCTGA
- a CDS encoding VOC family protein, whose product MSRTPITWFEIASDRPDEAQRFYADLFGWTFEEQGEPGASYRQTEAGGEQGIHGAIRATNGEHPNYAIFYAEVTDVAETCRRAEAAGGKILVPLHTAASGLTFAHLMDPSGNHLGVFAPPAAA is encoded by the coding sequence ATGTCCCGCACGCCCATCACCTGGTTCGAGATCGCCTCGGACCGCCCGGACGAGGCGCAGCGCTTCTACGCCGACCTGTTCGGCTGGACGTTCGAGGAGCAGGGCGAGCCGGGTGCGTCGTACCGACAGACGGAAGCCGGTGGGGAGCAGGGGATCCACGGCGCGATCCGGGCGACGAACGGCGAGCACCCGAACTACGCGATCTTCTATGCCGAGGTGACCGACGTGGCGGAGACCTGCCGGCGGGCCGAGGCGGCCGGCGGCAAAATCCTGGTGCCGCTGCACACGGCGGCGAGCGGGCTCACCTTCGCGCACCTGATGGACCCGTCCGGCAATCACCTCGGCGTCTTCGCGCCGCCCGCCGCGGCCTGA
- a CDS encoding carbohydrate binding domain-containing protein: MRRTTTSIRRRWGALALVAGLTAGLLPLTAAAAANTVTVYYRPPTAWGGSVNIHYGVDGAAWTPVPGVAMDAACTGWRRRTIDLGAATGLQVVFTNGSGVWDNNNGANYRLGTGPVTVAAGKIGTGDPCATATPTPTASPAPTVSPSGSTAEVFYHLTPRGWSAANLHYRPTGGAWTAVPGVAMTVACAGWARKVVDLGAATGLTAAFNDNAGAWDNNNGTDYTLGTGRSTVDGGRVTANAADPCTPVSPDTTPPATPGGLTARADGLAVTLTWSAATDDRGVTGYELTRTGGTGGSTTVTSTTTSYVAYDLAPATAYTWTVRALDAAGNRSAASASASATTGTAPAGGAPLGSDPREDSIYFVMTARFADGDSGNNRGGSQHVRSGNAANNDPMFRGDFKGLVDKLDYIKGLGFSAIWITPVVLNRSDYDYHGYHGWDFYRVDPRLESPGASYQDLINAAHAKGIKIFQDVVYNHSSRWGAKGLFVPTVHGTRDDQWKWYYDQPQAGREYDPMVEATGTDPTLTPAQNALAKGRPYSGDLWSSTAPTGNQCLNWGTPTGARSAEGYTLYHCQWPTPTSRLFPADLYHQCWIGNWEGEDARSCWLHEDLADFNTENPTVQQYLINAYNRYIDMGVDGFRIDTAVHIPRVTWNRRFLPAIQQHAVSRFGEKGRDFYVFGEVAAFVNDKWNRGSVNHSAQFFTWKERKEYSPDDVKAAIEQYDYESLLGPNGQPTTDNAFLRGNDYHAPDHTKFSGMNVIDMRMHMNFGDATNAFLNGKDSDDSYNDATYNVVYVDSHDYGPNKSATRYAGGTDAWAENMSLMWTFRGVPTLYYGSEIEFQAGARIDCGPTCPLATTGRAYYGDHLAGSVTATDFGVVGSATGAVATTLSQPLVRHVQRLNRIRRAVPALQKGQYSTEGVSGNTLAYKRRFTQGAVDSFALVTVTGSATFSGIPNGTYTDAVTGDVKTVTDGTVTATVSGKGNLRVYVLSLPGNPAPGKIGADGPYLR; the protein is encoded by the coding sequence ATGAGGCGTACCACGACCAGCATCCGACGCCGGTGGGGCGCCCTCGCGCTCGTCGCCGGCCTGACCGCCGGCCTGTTGCCGCTCACCGCGGCGGCGGCGGCCAACACGGTCACCGTCTACTACCGACCGCCGACCGCCTGGGGCGGCTCGGTCAACATCCACTACGGCGTCGACGGCGCGGCCTGGACGCCCGTACCGGGCGTCGCCATGGACGCCGCCTGCACCGGCTGGCGGCGGCGCACCATCGACCTCGGCGCGGCCACCGGCCTCCAGGTCGTCTTCACCAACGGCAGCGGCGTCTGGGACAACAACAACGGCGCGAACTACCGCCTCGGCACCGGCCCGGTGACCGTCGCCGCCGGGAAGATCGGCACCGGCGACCCGTGCGCCACCGCCACCCCGACACCCACGGCCAGCCCGGCACCGACCGTGAGCCCGTCGGGCAGCACTGCCGAGGTGTTCTACCACCTCACCCCGCGCGGCTGGAGCGCCGCGAACCTGCACTACCGGCCCACCGGCGGCGCCTGGACCGCCGTGCCGGGCGTCGCCATGACGGTCGCCTGCGCGGGCTGGGCCCGCAAGGTCGTCGACCTCGGCGCCGCCACCGGGCTGACCGCCGCGTTCAACGACAACGCCGGTGCCTGGGACAACAACAACGGCACCGACTACACCCTCGGCACCGGACGGAGCACCGTCGACGGCGGCCGGGTCACCGCCAACGCCGCCGACCCGTGCACGCCGGTCAGCCCCGACACCACGCCGCCGGCCACGCCGGGCGGGCTGACCGCCCGCGCCGACGGGCTCGCCGTCACGCTGACCTGGTCGGCCGCCACCGACGACCGGGGCGTCACCGGGTACGAGCTGACCCGTACCGGGGGGACCGGCGGGAGCACCACCGTCACCAGCACCACCACCTCGTACGTGGCGTACGACCTCGCGCCGGCCACGGCGTACACCTGGACGGTGCGGGCGCTCGACGCGGCCGGCAACCGGTCGGCGGCGAGTGCGTCCGCGTCCGCGACCACCGGGACCGCCCCGGCCGGCGGGGCTCCGCTCGGCAGTGACCCGCGCGAGGACAGCATCTACTTCGTCATGACGGCGCGCTTCGCCGACGGCGACAGCGGCAACAACCGGGGCGGCAGCCAGCACGTCAGGTCGGGCAACGCGGCCAACAACGACCCGATGTTCCGGGGCGACTTCAAGGGGCTGGTCGACAAGCTCGACTACATCAAGGGACTCGGCTTCTCGGCCATCTGGATCACCCCGGTGGTGCTGAACCGCTCCGACTACGACTACCACGGCTACCACGGCTGGGACTTCTACCGGGTCGACCCGCGGCTGGAGAGCCCCGGCGCGTCCTACCAGGACCTGATCAACGCGGCGCACGCCAAGGGCATCAAGATCTTCCAGGACGTGGTCTACAACCACAGCTCCCGCTGGGGCGCCAAGGGACTCTTCGTCCCCACCGTCCACGGCACCCGCGACGACCAGTGGAAGTGGTACTACGACCAGCCGCAGGCGGGCCGGGAGTACGACCCGATGGTCGAGGCCACCGGCACCGACCCGACGCTCACCCCGGCGCAGAACGCGCTCGCCAAGGGTCGCCCCTACAGCGGCGACCTGTGGTCCTCGACCGCCCCCACCGGCAACCAGTGCCTCAACTGGGGAACCCCGACCGGCGCGCGCAGCGCCGAGGGCTACACCCTCTACCACTGCCAGTGGCCCACCCCGACCAGCCGGCTCTTCCCCGCCGACCTCTACCACCAGTGCTGGATCGGCAACTGGGAGGGCGAGGACGCGCGCAGCTGCTGGCTGCACGAGGACCTGGCCGACTTCAACACCGAGAACCCGACCGTCCAGCAGTACCTGATCAACGCGTACAACCGGTACATCGACATGGGGGTGGACGGCTTCCGGATCGACACGGCGGTGCACATCCCCCGGGTCACCTGGAACCGCCGCTTCCTGCCCGCCATCCAGCAGCACGCCGTGAGCCGGTTCGGCGAGAAGGGCCGGGACTTCTACGTCTTCGGCGAGGTGGCCGCGTTCGTCAACGACAAGTGGAACCGCGGCTCGGTCAACCACTCCGCGCAGTTCTTCACCTGGAAGGAGCGCAAGGAGTACAGCCCGGACGACGTCAAGGCCGCCATCGAGCAGTACGACTACGAGTCTCTGCTCGGCCCGAACGGCCAGCCGACCACCGACAACGCGTTCCTGCGCGGCAACGACTACCACGCCCCGGACCACACGAAGTTCTCCGGCATGAACGTCATCGACATGCGGATGCACATGAACTTCGGCGACGCCACCAACGCCTTCCTCAACGGGAAGGACTCCGACGACAGCTACAACGACGCCACCTACAACGTCGTCTACGTCGACAGCCACGACTACGGCCCGAACAAGTCCGCCACCCGGTACGCGGGCGGCACCGACGCCTGGGCCGAGAACATGAGCCTGATGTGGACGTTCCGGGGCGTCCCGACGCTCTACTACGGCTCGGAGATCGAGTTCCAGGCCGGGGCGCGGATCGACTGCGGACCGACCTGTCCGCTCGCTACCACCGGCCGGGCCTACTACGGCGACCACCTGGCCGGCAGCGTCACCGCCACCGACTTCGGCGTGGTCGGCTCGGCCACCGGGGCGGTCGCCACCACGCTGAGCCAGCCGCTGGTCAGGCACGTGCAGCGGCTCAACCGGATCCGCCGGGCCGTACCCGCCCTGCAGAAGGGGCAGTACTCGACCGAGGGGGTCAGCGGGAACACGCTGGCGTACAAGCGGCGCTTCACCCAGGGCGCGGTGGACAGCTTCGCGCTGGTCACCGTAACCGGCAGCGCCACCTTCAGCGGGATACCGAACGGCACGTACACCGACGCGGTCACCGGTGACGTGAAGACCGTCACCGACGGCACCGTGACGGCCACCGTCAGCGGCAAGGGCAACCTGCGGGTCTACGTGCTCAGCCTGCCCGGCAACCCGGCCCCCGGAAAGATCGGCGCGGACGGGCCGTACCTGCGCTGA
- a CDS encoding S66 peptidase family protein: protein MPTDDCLRPPVLRPGDRVMLVSPSGPTSPERVARGVELLTGWGLRPVLAPNAYARRGYLAGDDALRAADLNAAFADPTIRGVICTRGGYGAQRVVDLIDMAAVRRDPKVLAGFSDITALQFALWRGARLAGVHGPGAAWRDERLPLSSAESMHAALMTTEPVTVAAVAEEETYAVRVPGRAQGRLLGGNLCLITASLGTPDMPDLTGAVLLVEEVQEPPYKVDRMLTHLRRAGALDGVAGVAVGQFTECADGWDTGVTDVLTERLADLGVPVLGGLPIGHGPGQLTVPVGTSAVLDADAGTLTVSPAVR from the coding sequence GTGCCCACCGACGACTGCCTGCGCCCGCCCGTCCTGCGTCCCGGTGACCGGGTGATGCTGGTCTCCCCGTCCGGACCGACCAGCCCGGAGCGGGTGGCGCGGGGCGTGGAGCTGCTCACCGGCTGGGGGCTGCGCCCGGTGCTCGCCCCGAACGCGTACGCCCGGCGGGGTTATCTGGCCGGCGACGACGCGCTGCGCGCGGCCGACCTGAACGCCGCCTTCGCCGACCCGACGATCCGCGGGGTGATCTGCACCCGGGGCGGCTACGGCGCGCAGCGGGTGGTGGACCTGATCGACATGGCCGCCGTCCGGCGGGACCCGAAGGTGCTGGCCGGTTTCTCCGACATCACCGCCCTGCAGTTCGCGCTCTGGCGGGGTGCCCGGCTGGCCGGCGTGCACGGCCCGGGGGCCGCCTGGCGGGACGAACGTCTGCCGTTGAGTTCGGCGGAGTCGATGCACGCCGCGCTGATGACCACCGAGCCGGTGACGGTGGCCGCCGTCGCCGAGGAGGAGACGTACGCGGTCCGGGTGCCGGGTCGCGCGCAGGGGCGGCTGCTCGGCGGCAACCTGTGCCTGATCACCGCGTCGCTCGGCACGCCGGACATGCCGGACCTGACCGGGGCGGTGCTGCTGGTCGAGGAGGTGCAGGAGCCGCCGTACAAGGTGGACCGGATGCTCACCCACCTGCGGCGGGCCGGCGCGCTGGACGGGGTGGCCGGGGTGGCGGTGGGTCAGTTCACCGAGTGCGCGGACGGCTGGGACACAGGCGTCACCGACGTGCTCACCGAGCGCCTGGCCGACCTCGGCGTACCGGTCCTCGGCGGCCTCCCGATCGGCCACGGCCCCGGCCAGCTCACCGTCCCGGTCGGCACGTCGGCCGTGCTCGACGCGGACGCGGGCACCCTGACGGTCTCCCCGGCGGTCCGCTGA
- a CDS encoding type 1 glutamine amidotransferase, which translates to MATALVIENDPTDDLRRLGEWLTEGGLDLRVVRPHAGEELPADLAGFAALVVLGGEQQAYPLPDGTPGAPWFPALEGLLRKAVRHRLPTLAVCLGAQLLATAHAGEVTRSTSGPEVGPGVVGKRDAADTDPLFRYVPLIPDVLQWHSDEITALPRGATLLAASTRYPHQAYRLGDRAWGLQFHIECDTAMIADWARDSDLLAELGYDEELVVAACDRVMADVEEVWQPFAVRFAALALGELDDAPRRSLPLLGQ; encoded by the coding sequence GTGGCGACCGCGCTGGTGATCGAGAACGACCCGACCGACGACCTCCGCCGGCTGGGGGAGTGGCTGACCGAGGGGGGCCTCGACCTGCGGGTCGTCCGCCCGCACGCGGGCGAGGAGCTCCCCGCCGACCTGGCGGGCTTCGCCGCGCTCGTGGTGCTCGGCGGTGAACAGCAGGCGTACCCGCTGCCCGACGGCACCCCCGGCGCGCCCTGGTTCCCCGCGCTGGAGGGGCTGCTGCGCAAGGCCGTCCGGCACCGGCTGCCCACCCTCGCCGTCTGCCTCGGCGCCCAACTGCTCGCCACCGCGCACGCCGGCGAGGTCACGCGCAGCACGTCCGGGCCCGAGGTCGGCCCCGGCGTGGTCGGCAAGCGGGACGCCGCCGATACCGACCCGCTCTTCCGGTACGTGCCGCTCATCCCGGACGTGCTCCAGTGGCACTCCGACGAGATCACCGCGCTGCCCCGGGGCGCCACCCTGCTCGCCGCCTCCACCCGCTATCCGCACCAGGCGTACCGCCTCGGTGACCGGGCCTGGGGCCTCCAGTTCCACATCGAGTGCGACACCGCGATGATCGCGGACTGGGCCCGCGACTCCGACCTGCTGGCCGAGCTGGGCTACGACGAGGAGCTGGTGGTGGCCGCCTGTGACCGGGTGATGGCCGACGTCGAGGAGGTCTGGCAGCCGTTCGCCGTCCGGTTCGCCGCGCTCGCCCTCGGCGAGCTGGACGACGCCCCCCGGCGCAGCCTCCCCCTGCTCGGGCAGTGA
- a CDS encoding bifunctional [glutamine synthetase] adenylyltransferase/[glutamine synthetase]-adenylyl-L-tyrosine phosphorylase, with translation MTRSTRGRLARYGFAEGDGGTRAADLLGPDGLRLWRPETQEPTDERATELLAALSRAADPDLALRQLHRLVEAERHATAGRDATAADTPSPLLDAVHDDPGLRRRLVAVLGASSALGDHLVANPGQWPVLATAPDGLAPTADGRLDLVAAGRHTASTQPVAVLRQAYRLALLRIAAADLTGGRGLEQTMAALSALADATLEAAYGIAVRELPEGTAPPRLAVVAMGKCGGDELNYVSDVDVIFVAAEDDDLAAATLVATRLIHVCGLVAWPVDAALRPEGSRGPLVRTLASHLAYYRRWARTWEFQALLKARPAAGDLALAREWIDQLAPLVWSAAERPEAVEDVRAMRRRIIDNVPPKELEREIKRGPGGLRDIEFAVQLLQLVHGRVDESLRVPGTIPALRALVAGGYVGRADGEALLRGYRFLRGVEHRLQLQGLRRTHTVPTEPAALRWLAAALGYAATPGRSAVEEFRAEWVTHATEVRRLHAKLLYRPLLESVARVPADGLRLTPEAARRRLEILGFADPAGALRHLQALTGGVSRTAAIQRTLLPVLLSEFADAPEPDRGLLNYRQVSDKLGSTPWYLRLLRDEGPVARRLARVLSSSRYVPDLLAREPEALRMLAEDSELTPRPREVLCEGFSAAAARHADPEQATRAVRALRRRELLRLACADVLSRAGALAPLTPRPERRPVLADVHAVGTALSDVTDATLAAALRTARAAQPGPPGLRFAVIGMGRLGGYESNYLSDADVLFVYDRPAGTNEGAASAAAHAVAEELRRLLGVPAPDPPLGVDADLRPEGRQGPLVRSLAAYAQYYARWSKVWEAQALLRARFVCGDADLGAEFETMVDPVRYPADGLTREQVVEIRRIKARVETERLPRGADPATHTKLGRGGLSDVEWAVQLLQLRHAGRLPALRGTRTLDALAAARDAGLVDPEDAAEMAAGWTLAAQVRNALMLIRGRSGDQLPRHGVELAGVVRLLGREDPGEFLDEYLRTTRRSRAAMERVLDTP, from the coding sequence ATGACCCGCTCCACCCGGGGCCGCCTCGCCCGGTACGGCTTCGCCGAGGGCGACGGCGGGACGCGCGCCGCCGACCTGCTCGGCCCCGACGGGCTCCGGCTGTGGCGGCCGGAGACCCAGGAACCCACCGACGAGCGGGCCACCGAGCTGCTGGCCGCCCTCTCCCGCGCGGCCGACCCGGACCTGGCGCTGCGCCAGCTGCACCGTCTCGTGGAGGCCGAACGGCACGCCACCGCCGGTCGTGACGCCACCGCGGCCGACACCCCGTCCCCGCTGCTCGACGCGGTGCACGACGACCCGGGGCTGCGCCGCCGGCTGGTCGCCGTGCTCGGGGCCTCCTCGGCCCTCGGTGACCACCTGGTGGCCAACCCCGGTCAGTGGCCGGTGCTGGCGACCGCCCCGGACGGGCTCGCCCCGACCGCCGACGGTCGGCTGGACCTGGTCGCCGCCGGTCGCCACACCGCGTCCACCCAGCCGGTCGCGGTGCTCCGGCAGGCGTACCGGCTGGCGCTGCTGCGGATCGCGGCGGCCGACCTGACCGGCGGGCGGGGGCTGGAACAGACCATGGCGGCGCTCTCCGCGCTCGCCGACGCCACCCTGGAGGCCGCGTACGGGATCGCCGTCCGGGAGCTGCCGGAGGGGACCGCCCCGCCCCGGCTCGCCGTGGTGGCGATGGGCAAGTGCGGTGGGGACGAGCTGAACTACGTCTCCGACGTGGACGTCATCTTCGTCGCCGCCGAGGACGACGACCTGGCCGCCGCCACCCTGGTCGCCACCCGGCTGATCCACGTCTGCGGGCTGGTCGCCTGGCCGGTGGACGCGGCGCTGCGCCCGGAGGGCAGCCGGGGGCCGCTGGTGCGTACCCTCGCCAGCCACCTCGCCTACTACCGGCGCTGGGCCCGGACCTGGGAGTTCCAGGCCCTGCTCAAGGCCCGGCCGGCGGCCGGCGACCTGGCGCTGGCCCGGGAGTGGATCGACCAGCTCGCGCCGCTGGTCTGGTCGGCCGCTGAGCGGCCGGAGGCGGTCGAGGACGTCCGGGCCATGCGCCGGCGGATCATCGACAACGTCCCGCCGAAGGAGCTGGAACGCGAGATCAAGCGCGGGCCGGGCGGGCTGCGCGACATCGAGTTCGCCGTCCAGCTGCTGCAACTGGTGCACGGTCGGGTCGACGAGTCGCTGCGGGTGCCCGGCACCATCCCCGCGCTGCGCGCCCTCGTCGCCGGCGGCTACGTCGGCCGCGCCGACGGCGAGGCGCTGCTGCGCGGCTACCGCTTCCTGCGCGGCGTCGAGCACCGGCTGCAACTGCAGGGACTGCGCCGCACCCACACCGTGCCGACCGAGCCGGCCGCGCTGCGCTGGCTGGCCGCCGCGCTGGGCTACGCGGCCACCCCGGGCCGCAGCGCCGTCGAGGAGTTCCGCGCCGAGTGGGTCACCCACGCCACCGAGGTACGCCGGCTGCACGCCAAGCTGCTCTACCGGCCGTTGCTGGAGTCCGTGGCCCGGGTGCCCGCCGACGGGCTGCGGCTCACCCCGGAGGCGGCCCGACGCCGGCTGGAGATCCTCGGTTTCGCCGACCCGGCCGGGGCGCTGCGCCACCTCCAGGCGCTCACCGGCGGGGTCAGCCGCACCGCGGCCATCCAGCGCACGCTGCTGCCGGTGCTGCTCAGCGAGTTCGCCGACGCCCCCGAACCCGACCGGGGGCTGCTCAACTACCGGCAGGTGTCCGACAAGCTCGGCAGCACCCCCTGGTATCTGCGGCTGCTGCGCGACGAGGGGCCGGTGGCCCGCCGGCTGGCCCGGGTGCTCTCCTCCTCCCGGTACGTCCCGGACCTGCTGGCCCGGGAGCCCGAGGCGTTGCGGATGCTCGCCGAGGACAGCGAGCTGACCCCCCGGCCCCGGGAGGTGCTCTGCGAGGGCTTCTCCGCCGCCGCGGCCCGGCACGCCGACCCGGAACAGGCCACCCGGGCGGTCCGCGCCCTGCGCCGCCGGGAACTGCTCCGGCTGGCCTGCGCCGACGTGCTCAGCCGAGCCGGCGCGCTCGCCCCGCTCACCCCGCGTCCCGAGCGCCGGCCGGTCCTCGCCGACGTCCACGCGGTCGGCACCGCCCTCTCCGACGTCACCGACGCCACCCTGGCCGCGGCGCTGCGAACCGCCCGGGCCGCCCAACCGGGACCGCCCGGCCTGCGCTTCGCGGTGATCGGCATGGGCCGGCTCGGCGGCTACGAGTCGAACTACCTCTCCGACGCCGACGTGCTCTTCGTCTACGACCGCCCGGCCGGGACGAACGAGGGCGCGGCCAGCGCCGCCGCGCACGCCGTCGCCGAGGAGCTGCGCCGGCTGCTCGGGGTGCCCGCCCCCGACCCGCCGCTCGGCGTCGACGCCGACCTGCGCCCCGAGGGACGGCAGGGCCCACTGGTCCGCAGCCTCGCCGCGTACGCCCAGTACTACGCCCGCTGGTCCAAGGTGTGGGAGGCGCAGGCGCTGCTGCGCGCCCGGTTCGTCTGCGGCGACGCCGACCTGGGCGCCGAGTTCGAGACGATGGTCGACCCGGTCCGCTACCCGGCGGACGGGCTGACCCGCGAGCAGGTGGTGGAGATCCGCCGGATCAAGGCGCGGGTGGAGACCGAGCGGCTGCCGCGCGGCGCCGACCCGGCCACCCACACGAAGCTCGGTCGGGGCGGGCTGTCCGACGTCGAGTGGGCGGTGCAGCTGCTCCAGCTGCGGCACGCCGGCCGGCTCCCGGCGCTGCGTGGCACCCGTACCCTCGACGCGCTCGCCGCCGCCCGGGACGCCGGGCTGGTCGACCCGGAGGACGCCGCCGAGATGGCCGCCGGGTGGACCCTGGCGGCGCAGGTCCGCAACGCGCTGATGCTGATCCGGGGCCGGTCGGGCGACCAGCTGCCCCGGCACGGCGTGGAGCTGGCCGGCGTGGTCCGGCTGCTCGGCCGCGAGGACCCGGGCGAGTTCCTCGACGAGTACCTCCGCACCACCCGCCGCTCCCGCGCCGCCATGGAACGCGTCCTCGACACCCCGTGA